A region from the Carassius carassius chromosome 33, fCarCar2.1, whole genome shotgun sequence genome encodes:
- the LOC132114251 gene encoding dihydropteridine reductase-like — protein MAAANRVLIYGGKGALGSTCVHYFKSKGWWVASIDIVANEEANANVLVKLCESFTDQAAQVTSDVATLLGEHKVDAIVCVAGGWAGGNCSSKDLYKNSDMMWKQSVWTSTISSYLASLHLNPGGLLTLSGAKASLEGTPGMVGYGMAKAAVHQLCKSLAGENSGLPSGAGAVAILPVTLDTPMNRKFMPDADFGSWTPLEYIAETFYSWATGSGRPASGSLIQLVTTGGKTEASAAQ, from the exons ATGGCAGCTGCGAACCGTGTCCTTATTTACGGCGGAAAAGGAGCTCTTGGCTCGACATGTGTGCATTATTTTAAGTCAAAAGGCTGG TGGGTTGCCAGTATTGACATCGTCGCGAATGAAGAAGCGAACGCAAACGTCCTGGTGAAGCTCTGCGAGTCATTCACCGATCAAGCTGCTCAG GTGACATCGGATGTAGCCACTTTACTTGGGGAACACAAGGTTGACGCCATTGTTTGTGTGGCAGGAGGATGGGCTGGAGGAAACTGTAGCTCAAAAG ACTTGTATAAGAACTCTGATATGATGTGGAAACAGAGTGTCTGGACCTCCACCATTTCCAGTTATCTTGCATCGCTCCACCTGAACCCAGGAGGCCTGCTGACCCTCTCTGGAGCAAAGGCCTCACTGGAAGGCACTCCAG GGATGGTTGGGTATGGCATGGCCAAGGCTGCAGTTCATCAGTTGTGCAAGAGTCTGGCTGGCGAGAATAGCGGTCTTCCATCTGGAGCTGGAGCTGTGGCCATTCTTCC GGTTACCTTGGATACACCAATGAACAGGAAATTCATGCCTGATGCAGATTTTGGGAGCTGGACACCGCTGGAATACATCGCAGA AACCTTCTACAGCTGGGCCACTGGGTCAGGTCGGCCAGCCTCAGGAAGCCTCATACAGTTGGTGACTACTGGGGGGAAAACCGAGGCCTCGGCTGCTCAGTAA